Below is a window of Mycolicibacterium chitae DNA.
CGCTGATCACCCGGCCGCGGACGTTGATCCTCGACGAGCCGACCGAGGGTATCCAGCCGTCGGTGGTCGCCGAGATCGAGCAGGCCATCACCGAGTTGACCCGCGGGGGTGATTTGGGCGTGCTGCTGGTCGAACAGCACATCGGGTTCGCGCTGGAGTCGGCGCAGCGGTACTACGTGCTGGAGGCGGGGCGGGTGACGTCCACCGGTGTCGGCGGCCGCGATTCCGAGGCGGACGTCCGCGCCGCCCTCGCCATTTAGCCCCCTGCGCGAGCATTGCTCCTATGTCAAGCGGCGGCGGTTTGGTGGGTGTGGTGTCGTGATTGTTCGTCGGCGTGGAGGCGGTTGTAGACGACTCGTGCCAGGCGTCGTTTGAGGCAGCGCAGTGCCTCGGCTTTGGTTTTGCCGTCCTGGTCGATGCGTTTGCGGTAGTAGGTCTGGCCGGGGCTGTCGGCTAGGCGGGTCTGGGTGAGGGCGATGCGGTAGAGGGCGGCGTTGAGTTGTCGGTTGCCTGCTCTGCTCAGACGTACCCGGCCGGCGGTGTTGCCTGACCAGACCGGGATGGGGGCGGTGCCGGTGTGGCAGGCGAACGCGGCTTCGTTTTTGAAGCGGGTGATGCCGGCGGTTTCGCCGACGATCTTGGCGGCGGTCAACTCGGCGCAGCCGGGCAGTGCCAGCAGCTGGGGGGCCACTGCCCGCACCGCGGTGCCGATGCGCTTCTCGAGTTCGTTGATGCTCAGGGTGAGCCGGATGATGTCACCGAGTTCGTCGGTGGCCAGCTCGGCGAGTAGCCCGTCGATGGTGGCCAGCCAGGCGGCCATGGCGGTCTGGGCTTTGGCGCGGGTGAGTGCTTTCTTCTTCAAGATTTGGGTGGGGTCGAGTTCGTGGATGCGGCCCAGCAGTCGGTTGATCGTCGAGGTGCGTTGGGCGACAAGGTCTTCGCGTCGATCGACGAGCAGTTTGAGTTCGCGGGAGACCTCGTCGTGAGCGGCTACGGGCAGATCCGGGTGGCGCAGGACTGCGCGGGCCACGGCCAGCGCGTCGATGGGGTCGGATTTGCCTTGGGTGCGTGCGCCGGCGCGTTCGTGGGCCATCAGCTTCGGTGCGACCCGCACGACCTTCTGACCCGCCGACAACAGGTCCCGCTCCAGGCGCGCTGATAGATTGCGGCAGTCTTCGATACCCCACAGCAGGTCCTCACCGAAGTTGGTCTTGGCCCAAGCCAACGCCTTGAGATGGCCTTCGGTGGTGGCGGGGACGGTCTTTTCTCCTGCTTTGCGGCCCCGGTCGTCGACGGCGACGAAGGTGTGGCTGCGCTTGTGTACATCGGCTCCAAGAACCACCATGGAGGTGCCTTCTTTCCTCAGATGTGGATGGGTAGAAGGTTGGGCCGGCCGGCGGACACATCTCAGTGGGGGCGATGCCACGCTCCTATCAAGTCACGCCGGTCGGTCCTTCCCACCTGATATCGGCACAATGCTCGCTAGCCAACCCCGAAGAGCAGCAGTGCGCGTCTGAGCCAGACACCAGGTGAGAAGAACCCAACCACCGCAACGCGGCAATCACCACAGTGACACTGAGGGCGCGCCCCCGAGCGACACGCCGGGAAATTCTCGTGGTTTGCGCACCCTCGCGCTGGGTCGAGATGGCAGGCTCGCCGCTATGAGCGAAGCCAAGTACGAGATCCTGGCCGACACCGGCGGTCTCGTCGTCACCGATGACGGTCGCCGCGTGGTTGTGATCGACCGGCAGACCGGCCCGGCCAGCATCCTGGCGTTCGTGCTGGGGCTGCTGGGCGTCGTGTTGCTCGGCTTCGGAGTGGCCGCCCTGGTGATCGGCACCGTTTCGACGATCGTTGCGCTCGCGTTCGTCGTGGCCGGGCTGCTCGCCGCCGCGGCGACCGTGTGGCTGGTGCGGCAGGTGCGGACGCGTCGCAGCCAACCGCTGGGCAGCTGCCATCCCGCGGCCGTCCTGGACCGCAAGCTCGGGCTGTTCAGCTCCTCCGGCGGCGCACTGATGCCGCTGGGCGAGGTGCGCTTCGAACGCCGGCTGCAGCTGACGTCGAGCTCGCCCAAGCTGGTCGCGGTCACCCCGAACGGCACGCGAGTGCTCAAGCGCGGCAGCCCCTTCGACGGCGGTGTCCGCGAGGTGCACGACGTGCTCAACGCGGTCGCCCAGGGCCGCTGACGACCGGCGCGAGGGTGCGCAGACCACGAAAAATGGTCGGCGTGTCGCCCGGGGGCGCGCACGCTCGCGCTTGGGGGTAGTCGCGCTAGGAATGGCTCGCGATAAAAACTAGAGGCGGGCGAGGACCTCGGTGACGACGGTGTCGGCGGGGACGTCGACCTGCTCCCCCGCACCCAGATCCTTCACCCCGACGGTGCCGGCCTCGATGTCGCGATCCCCGGCCACCAATGCCAGCCGGGCCCCCGAACGGTCCGCGGCCCGCATCGCACCCTTGAGCCCGCGGTCACCGTAGGCCACGTCGACGCGGACCCCGGCGGCGCGCAGCTCCGCCGCGAGCACCACCAGCGCGGACTTGGCCTGCTCGCCGAGCGGCACGCAGAACACGTCCACCCGAGACGTCGCGCCGACCTCCTTGCCCTCGGCCTTGAGTGCCAGCACGGTGCGATCGACCCCCAACCCGAAGCCGATGCCGGAGAGGTCCTGACCGCCGAGTTGCTGCATCAACCCGTCGTAGCGACCGCCGCCGCCGATACCGGACTGCGCGCCGAGGCCGTCGTGGACGAACTCGAACGTGGTCTTGGTGTAGTAGTCCAGCCCGCGCACCATCCGCGGGTTGATCTGGTAGGGCACCCGCAGCGCATCCAGGTGCGCCAGCACGCTGTCGAAGTGGGTGCGCGCCGAATCCGACAGGTGATCGAGCATCACCGGCGCGTCGGCGGTCATCGCGCGGACCTCGGGGCGCTTGTCGTCGAGCACCCGCAGCGGGTTGATCTCGGCGCGGGCACGGGTGGCGTCGTCCAGGTCGAGCTTGAACAGGAAGTCCTGCAACAGTTCTCGATACGCTGGCCGGCAGGTGTCGTCGCCCAGCGAGGTGATCTCCAACCGGAACCCGTCCAGCCCGAGCGACCGGAACCCGGCGTCGGCCACCGCGATGACCTCGGCGTCCAGCGCCGGATCGTCGACGCCGATGGCCTCGATACCGACCTGCTGCAACTGCCGGTAGCGGCCGGCCTGCGGCCGCTCGTAGCGGAAGAACGGCCCGGAGTAACACAGCTTCACCGGCAGTGCGCCGCGGTCCAGTCCGTGCTGGATGACCGCGCGCATCACCCCGGCGGTGCCCTCGGGCCGCAGCGTCACCGAGCGCTCACCGCGGTCGGCGAAGGTGTACATCTCCTTGGACACCACGTCCGTCGACTCCCCCACGCCGCGGGCGAACAGAGCGGTGTCCTCGAAGATCGGCAACTCGATGTCGCCGTAGCCGGCGCGGCGCGCGGCCCCGAGCAGACCGTCGCGGACGGCCACGAACTGCGCCGAGTCCGGCGGCAGATAGTCGGGTACGCCCTTGGGGCCCTGAAAGGACGGTGATTCGCTCACGCAGCCTGATCCTTCACGCGTCGAGGTGCTTGTTATGGCGACGTTCGTCGCCGATGGTCGTCGAGGTGCCGTGCGCCGGTAGTACCACGGTGTCGTCGTCGAGTACCAGCAGTTTTTCTCTGATCGATCTCAGCAGTTGCCGGCGGTCACTATCGCATCCGGGTCCGCCAACCGTGCGAAAGCCCAGCGTGTGCCCCGTGAACGCGACCGTGGCCGGGCCCTCGTCGGTGTCGGCGAGCACCCGGTAGACCAGCGAACCAGCCGTGTGCCCCGGCGTGTGATCGACGTGGACCACGATCTCGGCCAGCCGGATCTCCCCGTCGGTGAGGTCGCGCAGGATCTCCGGCGGGTCGGTGAGCAGGTCGCGGTCGGCCGGATGCAGATACACCGGGATGTCCCAGCCGGCGCACAGGTCGAACGCCGACCCGGTGACCTCGCGTCGACCGCTGGTCAGCAGCACAGCGGCCGGGCTCAGCTCGTTGACCGCGAAGTAGTACTCCAGCGTCGGCACGGCGTCCTCCCCCGGATCGATGACCAGGGCGGCGCCACCGGCGCGCGGCGCCACCAGATAACAGTTCGTCTCGGCGGCGCCGGTGGCAAACCCGGTGATCAGCACGGCACCCAGTGTCCCACCCACCTCGGCGCGGGTCGGACAGCGCATCCTCAGCGGCAGCTGGCACACTCGTTTCGAGCACATCCAGCAGGCAGACGTGGGAGGGCATCGGCAGTGCCGACTAACGAACAGCGACGTGAGACCGCCAAACGCAAGCTCGAACGCCAACTCGAACGGCGCGAGGCGCAGGCCAAGAAGCGTCGGATGATGGCGATCATCGGCGGCGCCACCGCGGTCGTCGTGTTGATCGCGGCCGTCGTCGCCACCGTGCTGCTGACCAGGGACGACTCGGCCACGACGGCGGACAGCGGCGCCGGGGACCCGTTCGCCGCCGAATCCGCGCCGGTCAACGAGCCTGTCGCCGACGGTCAGCTGCCGGCGTTCACCCCGACCGCCGACACCGGCGCCGACTGCCAGTACCCGGCCGCGCGCGAGCCCAGCAAGCCCGTCGACGCGCCGCGCACCGGTGAGGTGCCCACCGAGCCGGCGCAGGTCAGCGCCAGCATGGCCACCAACCAGGGCAACATCGGCCTGATGTTGGACAACGGCAAGTCGCCGTGCACGGTCAACAGCTTCGCCAGCCTGGCGCAGCAGGGCTACTTCGACGACACCGTCTGCCACCGGCTGACCACCACCCCGGGCCTGTCGGTGCTGCAGTGCGGTGACCCCACCGGCACCGGCTCCGGCGGGCCGGGCTACCAGTTCGCCAACGAGTACCCCACCGACCAGTACCCCGCCGGCAGCCCGGCCGCGCAGAGCCCCGTGGTGTACCCGCGCGGGACCCTCGCGATGGCCAACGCCGGCCCCGGCACCAACGGCAGCCAGTTCTTCCTCGTCTACGCCGACTCGCAGCTGCCGCCGCAGTACACGGTCTTCGGCACCATCGACGAGACCGGCCTGGGCACCCTGGACCGGATCGCCAACGCCGGCGTCGAGGGCGGGGCCGCTGACGGCGCCCCGGCCAACGAGGTCAGGATCACCTCCCTGGCGCTGGACTGACCGTGGGCCAGCCCGGCTATCCGTACGGTCCCGGCTATCCGGGGCCCTACGGTCCGCCGCCGCGCCGCCCGACGAACACCATGGCCATCGTGGCGCTGGTCGGTTCGCTGATCTTCGCGCCGCTGGGCATCGTGTTCGGGCACATCTCGCTGTCGCAGATCAAGCGCACGGGTGAGGAGGGGCGCGGGCTGGCGATCGCGGGTCTGGCGATCGGCTACGTGATGGTGGCCGCAGTCATCCTGTTCCTGGTGTTCGCGCTGATCCTGATCTCGATGGCGCCGCGGGAGAACAATCCGTACGGGCCCGACGACACCGCGCGCATCAGCTACAGCGCCTACGCCGCAGGAATCTGACTGCCTTCTTCCTCCCCCGGGTTCGTTCCTCACCCGGCATCGTCAGGCGGCAGAAGTCACCCGGTAGACGTCGTAGACGCCCTCGACGTTGCGGACCACGTTCAGCACGTGACCGAGGTGTTTGGGGTCGCCCATCTCAAAGGTGAAGCGGCTGACCGCAACCCGGTCGTCGGAGGTGGTCACCTGCGCCGAGAGGATGTTGACCTTCTCGTCGGCCAGCACCCGGGTGACATCGGAGAGCAGGCGGTGCCGGTCGAGGGCCTCGACCTGGATGGCCACCAGGAACACCGAGGTCGGCCCCGGGGCCCACTTGACCTCGATGATGCGCTCGGACTGCTCCTGCAGCGAGGCGGCGTTGGTGCAGTCGGTGCGGTGCACGCTGACACCCCCGCCGCGGGTGACGAACCCCATGATCTCGTCGCCGGGCACCGGGGTGCAGCACTTGGCCAGCTTGGAGAGCACACCGGGGGCGCCGGGCACCGAGATGCCGACGTCGTCGCTGCTGCGTTGGCGCACCGGCAGATTGGACGGGGTGGACCGTTCGGCGATCTCGTCCTCGGCGTCGTCGGCGCCGCCGAGGTGCGCGATGAGCCGCTGCACCACGTGCTGGGCCGAGATGTGCCCCTCGCCGACGGCGGTGTAGAGCGCGGAGACGTCGGCGTAGCGCAGTTCGCGGGCCAGGGCGCCCATCGATTCGCCGTTGACCACGCGCTGCAACGGCAACCCGCCGCGGCGCACCTCCCGGGCAATGGCGTCCTTGCCGGATTCCAGCGCCTCCTCGCGGCGTTCTTTGGCGAACCACTGCCGGATCTTGGCCTTGGCCCGCGGCGAAACCACGAAGCCCTGCCAGTCCCGCGTCGGCCCGGCATTCGGCGCCTTCGAGGTGAAAACCTCGACCACTTCCCCGTTCTCGAGCTTGCGCTCCAAGGCCACCAGCCGCCCGTTGACCCGGGCACCGATACAGCGGTGACCGACCTCGGTGTGCACGGCGTAGGCGAAGTCGACCGGTGTCGACCCGGTGGGCAGCGTGATCACGTCGCCCTTCGGGGTGAAGACGAAGATCTCCTGCACCGCGAGGTCGTAGCGCAGCGACTCGAGGAACTCCCCCGGGTCGGCGGCCTCCCGCTGCCAGTCGAGCAGCTGGCGCATCCACGCCATGTCGTCGATCTCGGCGGCAGCGTGGCTGACCGGAACCCCGTTGCGGCCCTTGGCTTCCTTGTAGCGCCAGTGGGCGGCGATCCCGTACTCCGCGGTGCGGTGCATGTCGCGGGTGCGGATCTGCACCTCGAGCGGTTTGCCCTCCGGGCCCACCACCGTGGTGTGCAGCGACTGGTACACCCCGAACCGTGGCTGGGCGATGTAGTCCTTGAACCGGCCGGCCATGGGCTGCCACAGCGAGTGCACCACGCCGACGGCGGCGTAACAGTCGCGGATCTCGTCGCACAGGATCCGCACGCCCACCAGGTCGTGGATGTCGTCGAAGTCGCGGCCCTTGACGATCATCTTCTGATAGATCGACCAGTAATGCTTGGGACGGCTCTCCACGGTCGCGTCGATCCGCGAAGCGTTCAGTGTGGCAACGATTTCCGCGCGCACCCGCGCCAGGTAGGTGTCGCGCGACGGCGCCCGGTCGGCCACCAGCCGCACGATCTCCTCGTACCGCTTGGGGTGCAGGATGGCGAACGACAGGTCCTCGAGCTCCCACTTGACGGTGGCCATACCCAGCCGATGCGCCAGCGGCGCAATGACTTCCAGCGTCTCACGGGCCTTGCGGGCCTGCTTCTCCGGCGGCAGGAACCGCATGGTGCGCATGTTGTGCAGCCGGTCGGCGACCTTGATCACCAGTACCCGCGGGTCGCGGGCCATCGCGATGATCATCTTGCGGATGGTCTCGGCCTCGGCGGCGGTCCCGAGCACCACCCGGTCCAGCTTGGTGACCCCGTCGACGAGGTGGGCGACCTCCTCACCGAAGTCGGTGGTCAGCGTCTCCAGCGAATAGCCGGTGTCCTCGACGGTGTCGTGCAGCAGCGCGGCGACCAGGGTGGTGGTGTCCATGCCGAGTTCGGCCAGGATGTTGGCCACGGCCAGCGGATGGGTGATGTACGGGTCACCCGAGCGCCGCATCTGGGTGGCGTGCCGCTCCTCGGCGACGGCGTAGGCCCGCTGCAGCATCGACAGATCGGCCTTGGGGTAGATCTCGCGGTGCACCGCCACCAGCGGCTCGAGCACCGGGTTGATGGTGCTGCGCTGCGAGGTCATCCGCCGGGCCAGCCGGGCCCGGACCCGCCGCGATGCGCTGGTGGCCGGCCGTTCCGAGGCCGGCGCCGGCGTCGGCTCCGCGGGCGGGACGGCGACGGGGCTGTTCTCCACGGCCGCCACCGACTGCTGCTCCTCGGCCACGTCCGTCACCTCCGCTCAAACCAAACGCCTGAGCACCCCAGACTAGTCCCCGGGATCTCAGACGGTGTGCAGGCTGGTCACCGACAATGGCGCCACGGCCGTGCGTCCGCCCAGTTCCGAGAGTTCCAGTACCACCGCGGCACCCGGGACCGTGGCCCCGGCGTGCTGCAACAGGCGCACCGCCGCGGTCAGCGTGCCCCCGGTGGCCAGCACGTCGTCGACGACGAACACCGAGCGGCCGGACAGGTCGATGCCGTCGGCCGGGATCTCCAGCGTCGCGGTCCCGTATTCGAGGGTGTACTCCTCGCGGTGCACCGGCGGCGGCAGTTTCCCGCCCTTGCGCACGGCCAGGACGCCGGTCCCCATCTTGATGGCCACCGCGGCACCGAGCAGGAAACCTCGCGCGTCCAGGCCGGCGATCAGGTCGGCGCCCACCGCGGCCTCGGCGAGCGCGCAGGTCACCGCGTCCAGGCCGCGGCTGTCGGCCAGCAGCGGGGTGAGGTCCTTGAACAGCACGCCGGGTTCGGGGAAGTCGGCGACCTCTCGGGTCATCGCCGCGACCAGCGCGCCGATGTCGCCGTCG
It encodes the following:
- a CDS encoding IS110 family transposase, translating into MVVLGADVHKRSHTFVAVDDRGRKAGEKTVPATTEGHLKALAWAKTNFGEDLLWGIEDCRNLSARLERDLLSAGQKVVRVAPKLMAHERAGARTQGKSDPIDALAVARAVLRHPDLPVAAHDEVSRELKLLVDRREDLVAQRTSTINRLLGRIHELDPTQILKKKALTRAKAQTAMAAWLATIDGLLAELATDELGDIIRLTLSINELEKRIGTAVRAVAPQLLALPGCAELTAAKIVGETAGITRFKNEAAFACHTGTAPIPVWSGNTAGRVRLSRAGNRQLNAALYRIALTQTRLADSPGQTYYRKRIDQDGKTKAEALRCLKRRLARVVYNRLHADEQSRHHTHQTAAA
- the hisS gene encoding histidine--tRNA ligase codes for the protein MSESPSFQGPKGVPDYLPPDSAQFVAVRDGLLGAARRAGYGDIELPIFEDTALFARGVGESTDVVSKEMYTFADRGERSVTLRPEGTAGVMRAVIQHGLDRGALPVKLCYSGPFFRYERPQAGRYRQLQQVGIEAIGVDDPALDAEVIAVADAGFRSLGLDGFRLEITSLGDDTCRPAYRELLQDFLFKLDLDDATRARAEINPLRVLDDKRPEVRAMTADAPVMLDHLSDSARTHFDSVLAHLDALRVPYQINPRMVRGLDYYTKTTFEFVHDGLGAQSGIGGGGRYDGLMQQLGGQDLSGIGFGLGVDRTVLALKAEGKEVGATSRVDVFCVPLGEQAKSALVVLAAELRAAGVRVDVAYGDRGLKGAMRAADRSGARLALVAGDRDIEAGTVGVKDLGAGEQVDVPADTVVTEVLARL
- a CDS encoding peptidylprolyl isomerase, translating into MPTNEQRRETAKRKLERQLERREAQAKKRRMMAIIGGATAVVVLIAAVVATVLLTRDDSATTADSGAGDPFAAESAPVNEPVADGQLPAFTPTADTGADCQYPAAREPSKPVDAPRTGEVPTEPAQVSASMATNQGNIGLMLDNGKSPCTVNSFASLAQQGYFDDTVCHRLTTTPGLSVLQCGDPTGTGSGGPGYQFANEYPTDQYPAGSPAAQSPVVYPRGTLAMANAGPGTNGSQFFLVYADSQLPPQYTVFGTIDETGLGTLDRIANAGVEGGAADGAPANEVRITSLALD
- a CDS encoding MBL fold metallo-hydrolase codes for the protein MLITGFATGAAETNCYLVAPRAGGAALVIDPGEDAVPTLEYYFAVNELSPAAVLLTSGRREVTGSAFDLCAGWDIPVYLHPADRDLLTDPPEILRDLTDGEIRLAEIVVHVDHTPGHTAGSLVYRVLADTDEGPATVAFTGHTLGFRTVGGPGCDSDRRQLLRSIREKLLVLDDDTVVLPAHGTSTTIGDERRHNKHLDA
- a CDS encoding adenine phosphoribosyltransferase, whose protein sequence is MSDGDIGALVAAMTREVADFPEPGVLFKDLTPLLADSRGLDAVTCALAEAAVGADLIAGLDARGFLLGAAVAIKMGTGVLAVRKGGKLPPPVHREEYTLEYGTATLEIPADGIDLSGRSVFVVDDVLATGGTLTAAVRLLQHAGATVPGAAVVLELSELGGRTAVAPLSVTSLHTV
- a CDS encoding RelA/SpoT family protein, translating into MTDVAEEQQSVAAVENSPVAVPPAEPTPAPASERPATSASRRVRARLARRMTSQRSTINPVLEPLVAVHREIYPKADLSMLQRAYAVAEERHATQMRRSGDPYITHPLAVANILAELGMDTTTLVAALLHDTVEDTGYSLETLTTDFGEEVAHLVDGVTKLDRVVLGTAAEAETIRKMIIAMARDPRVLVIKVADRLHNMRTMRFLPPEKQARKARETLEVIAPLAHRLGMATVKWELEDLSFAILHPKRYEEIVRLVADRAPSRDTYLARVRAEIVATLNASRIDATVESRPKHYWSIYQKMIVKGRDFDDIHDLVGVRILCDEIRDCYAAVGVVHSLWQPMAGRFKDYIAQPRFGVYQSLHTTVVGPEGKPLEVQIRTRDMHRTAEYGIAAHWRYKEAKGRNGVPVSHAAAEIDDMAWMRQLLDWQREAADPGEFLESLRYDLAVQEIFVFTPKGDVITLPTGSTPVDFAYAVHTEVGHRCIGARVNGRLVALERKLENGEVVEVFTSKAPNAGPTRDWQGFVVSPRAKAKIRQWFAKERREEALESGKDAIAREVRRGGLPLQRVVNGESMGALARELRYADVSALYTAVGEGHISAQHVVQRLIAHLGGADDAEDEIAERSTPSNLPVRQRSSDDVGISVPGAPGVLSKLAKCCTPVPGDEIMGFVTRGGGVSVHRTDCTNAASLQEQSERIIEVKWAPGPTSVFLVAIQVEALDRHRLLSDVTRVLADEKVNILSAQVTTSDDRVAVSRFTFEMGDPKHLGHVLNVVRNVEGVYDVYRVTSAA
- a CDS encoding DUF4190 domain-containing protein — translated: MGQPGYPYGPGYPGPYGPPPRRPTNTMAIVALVGSLIFAPLGIVFGHISLSQIKRTGEEGRGLAIAGLAIGYVMVAAVILFLVFALILISMAPRENNPYGPDDTARISYSAYAAGI